GGTGAAAACTTGATACATCTAACTCGTCTTTTGAATCGATATTTGTGTATAACTCTCCGGCTAATCAGACTTATCAAACTTGCTTCTCCCTCTGTAACACAACAATAAGATCAGACATTAGGTAATATTTTGCTTTGAACAGATATGAAGTACATTGGGAAGATGACACAGGCAGTTTTGAATAACGGAAATCAGCCTGTTAACACTTTTGCCAATTACATATGAATACAGaagtaatttattcaaattgttatttttaatgcTGGTAGATTTATAGTCTTGGTCAGCAATCATGTTCCGTTCCCTTGTCTCATGTAAGCGATTTCTCATCATAAAGAGGCATCGAAGTTTGGTTCTTACCTTCATTTACTGCTATCAATATGGATCCATTAGGTGCGATATCGATCGACGTGTAATCGAACCTGCTCTCAACTGGCAGTGTGGACGATTTGTtgctggaaaaaaataattctcacgGAATAAAAACTACTTTATCCTGCAGGTGCATGTTAACAGGAATGTAGTAAACAATGCGAAAGAAAACTCACTTCTTGAGATCAAAAATGGTGATTCGATTGCCAACCGGACTGATGACGGAGTACCCATCGGGTGAAAAGATTAAATTTCCTTTGCGGTAAACGGTTCCCAGCAAATTGCTGAACTGTAAGAATAAATTCAGAGAGGAAAGTTCAAAGCGGTTTGTAGGTTACGAAGCGCAACTTTCGAGGTTGAAGAATTATTCAGATGCTTTTTAATACGAAAGTCGGGGTGATTATATGAAATAAGCTGAAACGGTAAGCGCATACAAACTCACCTTGTAAGCGAACTTCATTCCGATAATAAGAAAGATTGTAAATTACGCGAGGTTAGAATTTGAAACTTGGCCACATGCTTGAAGCGCGTCGTTGCGGCTGCGTTGGATCGACAATCCGATTCGATTGCGTAGAAATATTCGATAAGCGAAAGAAAAGCAGACTCGAAAGGATGGCTGCGTTCACGTGATCGGTCATGTGTTTAAAATCGGGCGTCGGCTAATAGGAATAAATATCAATTCGTTAGTCAGATATCGACGCGAGTGAAACGAAAGGGTGAATTTATTCTTTGGCAATCGTCGAGGCGTTGATTTTTGATAATCCGAATAAACGCGGAACCGCGCAAAGGCGCCAAAGGACGAAATGCGAGTCACGAGACCCCGCGGCGTTGAGCGCTTCGATATCTATCGAAGCGCTCGAAGGGTTTTTAAAACGTTTTGCCCAGTCAGCGGACCTAGGCCAGTGACTGACGTCAGCTATAAAGGATAAGACGTGAATCCCCATTCGCTTTCCCCGAGGTTCACGGCAGTTGGGAGCCAATAGCATCGCGATAGACAATCCCGCACGGGCAAGCTAACAGCTCACCTCTCGCTCCTCTCGTCGTCACATGACCCTTTTCACTGTGTAGGCCATATTTGACAGTGTCCAGTACTAGTTTAGTGAAGTGAGTGTGTGAAGATTGTTCCTCTTCACTTAACCCCTGGTGTTTTTTGATATAACCTGTAAATACTCTAACAACTAAACTCGCCAAGATGAGTACTGTCGAAATCGGAGAAACAAATCCCATCTACGGGCCATTCTTTGGAGTAATGGGCGCCGCCTCGGCGATCGTCTTTTCCGGTGAGTTAAAACGCTTCGGCTGTTTCCCAGGAGGCCTACGATACAACTATTTTAATAACCACGCGCAATGCAACTGCCCCCGGGGGCGTCGATTCTCATCGCTAGGCTCATTCGGCAATTCCTCCAACCTTTTGCCAAATTCGTCATTTAATCATAGCTGtaataaatggaaaataacGTGCCCGGAGACGGATAACGAACCAAGTTTTTCACAATGATGTACAAGCGATCGATGACGTATCGCACGATGTTCGCGATGAAGTATGGATACAATTTTGGAACGCCATTTTCTCACACGATTgagattatatgtataccctGAACTCGTTTCGTAATGATACTATCGAAACACTTGTACTCCGCTCTCCGTCTCCTCTCTCCCGCTCTTTTGTTCGGATTGTAGTtaaaggaacaaaaaatatatatatatatatatatatatacgagtatatatgtatgataaaCTCGTCAAAACAGTTACCTATCCTTCCAACAAATTATACCTCGACGCAACCTGGAACGCAGAGTAGAAGGAAGGAAAACCTCTGCAATCATCTCCTTTACCTTTTCCCGTCCGTTCTCGGGAGGGAAAAAAAGCCGAAGCCAGAGGTTCGACGGGAGGATTTGTTGCGCGAAAAGCAGCCGCGTTCCGCCCGCCGTTCTTCGTCGTAGGCGTCAGGTCGACTCTATCTAGAAATCAATACGAATCTTACTCTCTCGTTCTCGTCCCTTGCGCCAGAATtcgctctttctctcctctcttctcctctctttctctcgtcGTCGTCAGTCAGGCGCGCGAGACGAGATGGTCGGTTTCGATCGCAAAATCCGCGAGCCGGCTGAACGACGACGCGACCTGAGATGAAAAGAAAGATCATCAGAGCAGGCCTCGAAAAAAAACGAGGAGTCTGGGAAGTTTTTGGTTCCTGGCCAAATTGGCCGAGCCCCGTTTCCCTAAATCACGTATCTTTCTCCTGTAAACagggtgaaaaagaagaatcgaGATCGGCAAAGAGCGGAGAAGAAGGATCGAAAATGATCGCGGGACCGTGCCACGCCCCCCTGGCTCACGAGGCCGGGACTTACATGATTGTCATGTGACTCGAGCAACACGAGTCGGTCATGTGACCACCGCTCCCTCGGTGGCAAACCACTCGACGCATTATGCGAGTCGGCTGAATCCTTTTTGCAATGGGAAATTCCTCGACAGCCTCCTCAAATCCGGCCAACTCAAGGATCGGCTTCAATTCTTTTCGAATATACGTCACCCCTTCGCGGGCTCtgctcttctcttctcttctttccaGTCTTTCCACCCGAATTCCCGTCGAAAGATTATCGAGTTACCGTCGTCGAATTCCGCCTGCCCCGCCCCAGACTCACTCTGCATCATCCCGACGATCTATGAGGCTGAAGTTTAACGCGACGAAACATCagggaaaaaatcgttacgGAGCAATTTTATAGAACAACTTTCAGGGAGTCGGTTTCTCGATGTGAgagtattttttcttcgtcatagtttactaaatttcagacattcctaaaggtgcgaagtaacgatttttcctaaacacgCGTAACGTTACTACCTTCGTAATCGCGACGATCTATCGTCTCTTTCTATGATATGCCTTAGCAGCGCCAGCATTAGCAGAATTATATCCACGCGAATGtttaaattgattgaaaatcgaATACTGCTCTCGGTATGAACAGTCGTTGAAATTTCACGCCACGTGACGATGTACGAGGGCAATTATCTGACGATTCTGCAAGAAAATTCTCGTCGCGCATTTATTTCTGTAAATCAGCTTTGTTACAGCGTGGTTCTATATCGTATTCCTGTTTcgtgttgttcttttttccgTCCATTGATAGCAAAGGGGCGTAACTTCGTTACGTAATTTCCATCAACGCGTTGTGTACACGAAACGCTGAATTAGTCTCGCGCCAGCGATGAAGGTTACGGATATATGTGAACGTACTGGTAGTCCGCAACAGCCTCATCACTACAGCTGCTCACGTTGTACAATTCCACGAAATTGATCTCCATGGGCAAAACATGAGATGATCCTGCCGTCCGATTTCTGCcggaacgttttttttttttttttttttttcgaaagagAGATGCTGCCGAAGTTCAACTTCGCAAATTCAAGTTCAAATGTTGCcgcaacaaaaattaaaaacaaatttgcatGAAAGTGTTACCGCATCACGCTCCTACAATTTTCTATACACCGAAAGAGTGAATTAATACTTGATACTCGGTGTACTCGGTCTATTATATCTGTGCTATTCTTATCTCCGGTATTATTCGCAGAAGACTATCGACAATCACTTGAGTATGTTATTAGTCAGCTTTGAgcatgtttaaaaaaaattgctcaaatTCAACTCTTTGAGACGGATACGATAAATACAATGAGGATAGGCCGTAGTTCTGAATATacgtaaaagaaaaacgaggctgaagttaatAACGCTAATGAAACGAAACGTCAggggaaaaaatgattatggTGCAATTTCTGCACGACGTTCAAGGATTTGACTTTTCGAAATGTATGAGTATATTTTGTTTGTAATAGTTTACTAAGTTTCAGACAATCGTCAATTTGCAAAGTAACGGTTTTTCCTACACATGCGTCGTTACTGCAGCGTTACCAATTTCATCCtcgcaaagaaaaaaagcagACCGGCATCGCggcaggaaaaaaattatacacttcATCACACGTTCGCTGTATAGAACAAATACGTATGTTCTTACCTACGTTCCGTCACGTATCCGAGAGCAATTCCTATGgtaatataattgtaaacGATGCAAAATGATGATGCGCGATGACTCGGCCGCCCACAGAATTTTATTGATTGCGAGTAAAGCGTTGGAACTCATTGCGCTTCTACCGTATGATATCTCGACGTGCAGATCCCGCTGCTTCGCTGCTGATACCAATTCAGTTGTGATCGCAATTTCAGGGCGAATTTTCAGATACACAAATTCTGCAGTAAGAGATTCGAGTATACTTATAGTGAATTAGTCGGAATTTCAAAGCATGAGGGCatgtttcaatttcttagATAAATTAAGTCTACTCACAGTGACGATGATTCGGTCAAACGATATCAAGTGTCGTGAATAATTGACAACAAGCCGAACaaacgagaaagagagagagagagagagagagaagaaaggaaaatagaATGGTAAAGAAGACGAGAAGCGCGTATTTCACGTCGGCACGAAATCCGGCGTTGAAGAATGAAATTGGCGACATGTGCATCGGCAGCAATGTTGTTTGGGTAAAGAGATATATCTATACGCATTGTAAAACTGTTGGCACGTAATCAAGATCAACGTACCGCCGCCTCGTCGCGAGACGTTGTGTTGTTTTACGACCACGGTGTGCGCGGTGGCGCGGTTTTTCGTTTATTGCTAACAAAACAATTTAAATCGTACACTTTCAACAACCTGCGCTATTGTACACCAAAGACACcgcgaatgaaaataaagtcGTTGTCGATTCCTCGAGATACGATCCCTGATCCATCCTCGCGGACCATTTACAATCCCTCGTCGCAACCAACATTCAGTTTTACGATTGGTTCTCTGGTTTCCATCACGTTCGCCTTCGAATAAATCTCTGAAACCTTATATACTTATGATTGTTGTTTTTCGCAGCCCTCGGAGCGGCCTATGGAACCGCAAAGTCCGGTACCGGTATCGCAGCCATGTCCGTGATGAGGCCTGAGCTGATCATGAAGTCCATCATTCCCGTCGTCATGGCGGGTATTATAGCCATTTATGGTCTGGTGGTGGCGATTCTTATCGCGGGGTCGGTCGACTCGCCGACGAACAATTACACCCTTTACAAGTGAGTATATCATTCGATCGATCAATCACGATGACACACTTTTAACCCACGACTTTTACATTCGATAGCCTTACAGATTTTCACACATTTGTCTCACCGAGGTGCCGCCGTTGGGACAGAAATATTACGCCAAAAAAAAGTCGCGCGTTTGCagtgattttttcaatcacttttCCTTGTGGATATTATTAATCTCAAAAGTGACAGAAACCATGCATGTTTATTACCGAATCGCATCCAATTGTAAGACGCGCAGATTTCTTCACATGTACGTAATTTCGTCAACTACTGAACCGATCTGCAACACCTCTTATTTTCGGCAATCACTacattattcataattattattattaaggtTTTCTCGTTTAATCAGCCGTTGCAGTCGCCGCGTTCGTCGACCTAGGGTGAGGGCATTTCAAGAAGGTTTTAAAAGCTACGAGGCTGAGCACATGGCGGCGTGCCTAACCTACACGATCGGAtgtgtgtaataaattgagcggacgaaacgagaaaaaaattaaaattaaaataaaaccaaCAAAACGGCTGATTCATTTCTCCGTGGCGCCCGCCTTTATTTCCACCGCGATTATTCATTGTTTCTAAAATAACCGCGCAGCGAGAAATTTTGACGCGTTCACAACGACACGCGAATTAATAACTAGCCCGTGATGAAACACGCTTCGAACACTGCAGTATTCAAAGTTGTAAACCAACACATGAATTGCGTCCCATACATACGCGTATATTCCCAATTTTATACCTTGTACGGATCGCCTCAGCTGATCGAATCACGCAGGTCTCTTCGCCACGCTTCAGAATGCACTCCAACTCGGCATCTGACACACCCGAAAGCCGACCCCTTACATACTTAACGTACCGACACTGTTTCACAGCTGAAACGATGAAACGATCCGCCTCGGTTCCGCTCTCGAATCGCTCTGACGCGGGACTGAATCGAAGGAATCGAATCCGTTTCGAACCTGCAGCCGACCGCTTCTCATCCGATCATTTCAGGCTCGCCTGATGACAAATCGAATCCCAAAGCGGCACGATATCCGGTATATTAGatacatttttcttccccGCGACTTTCTGGGTCCAAATTTGACCGACAACGGGACTTATAACCGACCTGCGACAATCTAACCGAACGTGCGTGCCTCAAGTTCTCTCTAGAGAAGATCCGATTCACGATTGCGCTGCGGTTCCACGGCTGCCAATTTTTGCcccctttctctctttttctctccggGATTTCCCGCCCTATTTTTTGGCACCAAATTGCTGTCGCATCTCGACGTCATTCGCgacaatgaaattatttctctcGGGTTCTACGAGGAGGCACGTGCAGCCCTTATTACAGTCGTAGTTTGAGCGTAAGTGTCATATCCTCGCGGTTATTCGTCGGGAATAAAATATGCTGACCCGGCTGCTTTGCGGCATCATCAGCGCCGAGCCCTTTGGTGTCGCGATTTTCAATCCGCGGTCTGCGACGCATCGACAGTCAAGCAGTGACGTGTCCTCGTCGTTCTCCTTTCGCGCCATTCAAACGAACAAAGACCTTCTCCCCCGTTCGGCAAATCAAATGCAAAGGCCATTCGTATTGCTTTCGCGTACAAGTACGTATCACGCTTAGGCATAAACTTTTACTCGCGATTCGAGAGCTGTGTTATAAGTGGGCGGACACTGAGCGACTGAAAATTCGTATCGTCGCGAGATCATTATTCAATGCGCATAATCGACACAGGGACAATTTTGCAATCTGTATAATTGCGTATGGatgtatgtgtaataatcgcGTGCTACAGATGTATTCAAGGCACGACGCAAGTTATGTCCGAATAATTTTGCTCTGACAACGGTTCTTtctctttcagatttttttttttttcttttaatcatcatgttgaagttagtaacgtaaTCGTAACGATCCAAGCTGTGAAGAAACCGTTACTTCGTGATTTTGGAATTGTTCGAAATTCGGTAAACCGtaattaatcaaaatatacTCATGTTTCGAAACCTTCATTCCTTCAAAGTCATtgcaaaaataagaaaacggTCATTCTTTTTTACgtcccaatgtttcgttacgataacgttactaacttcgatctcgtttttttttcttctccattttttcgtttattgtCAGCTCACCGATTTATCGATTCTTTTCACGATACCAAGGTTACAGATCTCGAGGCCAAcgacgcgtcgcgtcgcgtcttCCCGCCTACGATTTCGCGACGAAATTAACCCTTACACCGATATTATCAAAAATAGATCACATCCACGTC
This genomic stretch from Neodiprion pinetum isolate iyNeoPine1 chromosome 6, iyNeoPine1.2, whole genome shotgun sequence harbors:
- the LOC124221405 gene encoding vacuolar H+ ATP synthase 16 kDa proteolipid subunit, with the protein product MSTVEIGETNPIYGPFFGVMGAASAIVFSALGAAYGTAKSGTGIAAMSVMRPELIMKSIIPVVMAGIIAIYGLVVAILIAGSVDSPTNNYTLYKGFLHLGAGLAVGFSGLAAGFAIGIVGDAGVRGTAQQPRLFVGMILILIFAEVLGLYGLIVAIFLYTKV